From the Hylaeus volcanicus isolate JK05 chromosome 4, UHH_iyHylVolc1.0_haploid, whole genome shotgun sequence genome, one window contains:
- the LOC128875062 gene encoding tetraspanin-31-A, which produces MCGGFTCSKNALTALNILYIVVAFILIGVAVYGRASALVTNLPIIGGILACGVILILISILGLIGAVKHHQVLLFFYMLILFLLFLIQFSIACACLAVNAKQQEQLAEEGWRRVGNDLKAKVQVTFTCCGFNNTVNTILENQSPLSCTDVNKICCPYPVNDDCACKSCMEKLESTIDYAFKLCGSIGLFFSFTEVIAAFLARRFRNQLNPHQKVVFSRRDYFH; this is translated from the exons ATGTGCGGCGGGTTTACGTGCTCGAAAAACGCATTGACGGCGCTAAACATCCTTTACATT GTTGTTGCGTTTATTCTAATAGGTGTTGCTGTTTATGGAAGAGCTTCTGCGTTAGTTACAAATCTTCCCATAATTGGAGGTATTTTAGCATGTGGTGtgattttaattcttatttcgATACTTGGTCTCATCGGAGCTGTTAAACATCACcaagttttattattcttt TACATGCTCATTTTGTTCCTGTTATTCCTGATTCAGTTCAGTATCGCTTGCGCTTGTCTTGCTGTTAATGCCAAGCAACAAGAACAATTAGCAGAAGag gGTTGGAGACGTGTTGGAAATGACTTGAAAGCAAAAGTTCAGGTCACTTTTACTTGCTGTGGATTTAATAATACCGTAAATACAATATTAGAAAATCAAAGTCCGCTGTCTTGCACAGatgtaaat aaaatttgttGTCCTTATCCTGTAAACGATGATTGTGCATGTAAATCGTGTATGGAAAAATTAGAATCTACAATTGACTATGCATTTAAATTGTGTGGCAGTATCGGATTGTTCTTTAGCTTCACAGAG GTGATTGCAGCTTTCTTAGCAAGACGTTTCAGGAATCAATTAAATCCACATCAAAAAGTTGTCTTTTCTCGAcgtgattattttcattaa